One Rhodothermales bacterium DNA window includes the following coding sequences:
- the galU gene encoding UTP--glucose-1-phosphate uridylyltransferase GalU has protein sequence MSKQRVRKAIIPAAGMGTRFLPATKSMPKEMLPIIDKPVLQYVIEEAIASGITDILIVTGRGKRAIENHFDYSPELEAFLVQANKREMLEQIRDIGEQASIFYIRQKVQRGLGDAIRLGQQHMGDEPFAVLLGDTIINPIDDERPGLRQLLDVYEEKQASVVAVQKVPHEWVSRYGIVAGKAEPDNHELVRLDHLVEKPAPGKAPSNLAIAGRYVFTPEIFSCLNETTEGVGGEIQLTDAMNMLAQREAMYALDWHAKRYDIGNRVEYAKCFLDFALRREDTRDAILEHLIKQLPLRQEAA, from the coding sequence ATGAGCAAACAACGGGTAAGAAAAGCCATCATCCCCGCGGCCGGCATGGGCACGCGCTTCCTGCCGGCTACCAAGTCGATGCCGAAAGAAATGCTGCCGATCATCGACAAGCCGGTGCTGCAGTATGTCATCGAGGAGGCCATCGCCAGTGGCATCACGGACATCCTGATCGTCACCGGCCGCGGCAAACGCGCCATCGAAAACCACTTCGACTATTCGCCCGAGCTCGAAGCCTTCCTCGTGCAGGCCAACAAGCGGGAAATGCTCGAACAGATTCGCGACATCGGCGAACAGGCGTCGATCTTCTACATCCGCCAGAAGGTGCAGCGCGGTCTGGGCGACGCCATCCGGCTCGGGCAGCAGCACATGGGCGACGAACCGTTCGCCGTGCTCCTCGGCGACACGATCATCAACCCGATCGACGACGAGCGGCCCGGCCTGCGTCAGCTGCTGGATGTGTACGAGGAGAAACAGGCGAGCGTGGTGGCGGTGCAAAAGGTGCCGCACGAGTGGGTGAGCCGCTACGGCATCGTCGCCGGCAAGGCCGAGCCCGACAACCACGAGCTCGTCCGGCTCGACCACCTCGTCGAGAAACCTGCTCCGGGCAAGGCGCCCAGCAACCTGGCGATCGCCGGCCGGTACGTCTTCACGCCCGAAATCTTTTCGTGCCTGAACGAAACGACCGAGGGCGTCGGCGGTGAAATCCAGCTCACCGATGCGATGAACATGCTGGCGCAGCGCGAGGCGATGTATGCGCTCGACTGGCACGCCAAACGGTACGACATCGGCAACCGGGTCGAATACGCCAAGTGTTTCCTCGATTTTGCGCTCCGGCGCGAGGACACCCGCGACGCGATCCTCGAGCACCTCATCAAGCAACTGCCGCTTCGTCAGGAAGCGGCCTGA
- a CDS encoding PA14 domain-containing protein — translation MRSLHALFILVVICWYAPVRAQPRASGPAVVHGGLDERGRVLSVGVHPEYWAAYDLQQGSLFRVWKGSLDTDRIDGVPGYPGHAALRGQVLQRDDRDAAWRLRLAGRDTAAVFSYVGYRLAADHVVLSYAVSLGDSVFVRIDETPQLVLSEAGQPEMRRRFVVVEATPGVEVLHRIDVTHLASRDAIVYDGLLLRTHGKRHRHVWGNTYDVAGWIVMPAAGRPAVLTTRFEPDMLRQVARDDAFASTASFQQQPPVRLRTLAELESGPTLVRSAAHAAGVTLQVYDIGQPMDSLATLAPGQLPNVHRVHPDLDFRTDADFGGASFYFVTQVTGYLNLAVAGDYAFRLVADDGARLTIADTLLIDYDGRHPAEPSPPATIALPVGVHPLVIDHFQSTGGKRLALEWKPPWATVFAPVDAGVLSTPHVERAAVSEGRKLVRTDAPAWTLASRAIAPRGMHPAYRIGPVAPRSLRAPVGGLAMLSDGRLAVSTWHDNGAVYLVDPRNESAERQDLQPYAEGLASPLGLVAVDDALFAMQAYDVTQLLDENADDRVEATHVVADGWRRTSFYRQYAFGLAYRDGAFFGGLSRPVDASGAMMIEPVPDAGLLVRLDFSRSYTPLVSGLQMPNGMALDAEGNLVAADYQNAWFGASRLVQVPAADLDRTSPMPADSVTLCWMPPLEVSVSPSQPLPITQGPYAGQLLVGDTNAERLFRVSREEVDGVAQGAVYRFASDIGFRANRLVEGEGGVLFAGAARFGSIWGIPDADDAPTLYALAPADARPFELYAMRLRPGGFELEFSEPVDPAAAGRLASYTLDGLSGRNRSGVRRLEVAAVKRSDDGKRIWLDVPSLEAGEVIYLTLDPEMRSTAGDRLWSNEAWYTVNALFDAARADTASVVR, via the coding sequence GTTCCCTGCATGCTCTGTTCATCCTGGTCGTAATCTGCTGGTATGCCCCGGTCCGCGCCCAGCCGCGCGCGTCGGGGCCCGCCGTCGTGCACGGCGGCCTCGACGAACGGGGACGCGTGCTGTCCGTGGGCGTGCATCCGGAATACTGGGCAGCCTACGATCTCCAGCAGGGGAGCCTCTTTCGCGTCTGGAAAGGGTCGCTCGACACCGACCGGATCGATGGCGTCCCCGGGTACCCCGGCCACGCCGCCCTGCGCGGGCAGGTGCTCCAGCGCGACGACCGGGACGCCGCCTGGCGTCTGCGCCTGGCCGGCCGGGACACGGCCGCCGTCTTTTCCTATGTCGGCTATCGCCTCGCCGCCGACCACGTCGTGCTGAGTTATGCCGTGTCGCTGGGCGACAGCGTCTTTGTCCGCATCGACGAGACGCCGCAGCTTGTCCTCTCCGAAGCCGGTCAGCCCGAGATGCGCCGGCGCTTCGTCGTCGTCGAGGCGACGCCGGGCGTCGAGGTGTTGCACCGCATCGACGTCACGCATCTGGCATCCCGCGACGCCATCGTGTACGACGGCCTGTTGCTCCGCACCCACGGGAAACGGCATCGGCACGTCTGGGGCAATACCTACGATGTGGCGGGATGGATCGTCATGCCGGCGGCCGGCCGGCCCGCCGTCCTCACGACGCGCTTCGAGCCCGATATGCTCCGGCAGGTGGCCCGCGACGACGCCTTCGCGTCGACGGCGTCCTTCCAGCAGCAGCCCCCGGTCCGGCTGCGCACCCTGGCCGAGCTGGAGTCCGGCCCGACGCTCGTGCGCAGCGCGGCCCATGCCGCCGGCGTCACCCTCCAGGTCTACGACATCGGCCAACCGATGGACAGCCTCGCCACGCTCGCGCCCGGGCAGCTCCCCAACGTGCATCGCGTGCATCCCGACCTCGATTTTCGCACCGACGCGGACTTCGGGGGCGCGTCGTTCTATTTCGTCACGCAGGTCACGGGGTATCTCAATCTCGCCGTCGCCGGCGACTACGCCTTCCGCCTCGTGGCCGACGACGGCGCGCGCCTCACCATCGCCGACACGCTGCTGATCGACTACGACGGCCGGCACCCCGCCGAGCCCTCGCCGCCGGCGACGATCGCGCTGCCGGTCGGTGTGCATCCGCTGGTGATCGACCATTTTCAATCGACCGGCGGCAAGCGGCTGGCGCTCGAATGGAAGCCGCCGTGGGCCACCGTGTTTGCGCCGGTAGATGCCGGCGTGCTTTCGACGCCGCACGTCGAGCGGGCCGCCGTATCGGAGGGTAGGAAACTGGTGCGGACCGACGCGCCGGCCTGGACCCTGGCGTCCCGCGCCATCGCGCCGAGGGGGATGCATCCCGCCTACCGGATCGGCCCCGTCGCGCCGCGCAGCCTGCGTGCGCCGGTTGGCGGCCTCGCCATGCTGTCCGATGGCCGCCTGGCCGTATCGACCTGGCACGACAACGGCGCGGTCTACCTCGTCGACCCGCGCAATGAATCGGCCGAACGGCAGGACCTCCAACCCTACGCCGAGGGTCTGGCCTCGCCGCTTGGACTCGTAGCCGTCGACGACGCCCTGTTCGCGATGCAGGCCTACGACGTGACGCAGCTCCTCGACGAAAATGCCGACGACCGCGTGGAGGCGACGCATGTGGTGGCCGACGGCTGGCGGCGGACGTCGTTCTATCGCCAGTACGCGTTCGGGCTCGCCTACCGCGACGGAGCGTTCTTCGGCGGATTGAGCCGCCCCGTGGACGCGTCCGGCGCCATGATGATCGAGCCCGTCCCCGATGCCGGCCTGCTCGTGCGCCTCGATTTTTCCCGCTCGTACACGCCCCTGGTCTCCGGCCTCCAGATGCCCAACGGCATGGCCCTGGACGCCGAGGGGAATCTCGTCGCGGCGGACTATCAGAACGCCTGGTTCGGGGCCTCGCGCCTCGTGCAGGTGCCGGCGGCGGATCTGGATCGGACGTCGCCCATGCCCGCCGACTCCGTCACGCTGTGCTGGATGCCGCCGCTGGAGGTCAGCGTTTCGCCCTCGCAGCCGTTGCCGATCACGCAGGGACCGTACGCCGGGCAGCTGCTCGTGGGCGACACCAACGCGGAGCGCCTGTTTCGCGTCTCCCGGGAGGAAGTCGACGGCGTCGCGCAGGGCGCGGTGTACCGATTCGCAAGCGATATCGGATTTCGGGCAAACCGGCTGGTCGAGGGAGAGGGGGGCGTCCTCTTCGCCGGCGCGGCCCGTTTCGGGTCGATCTGGGGGATACCCGACGCCGACGACGCGCCGACCCTCTACGCGCTGGCCCCCGCCGATGCCCGTCCGTTCGAGCTGTACGCGATGCGACTGCGGCCCGGCGGGTTTGAACTCGAGTTTTCGGAGCCGGTCGACCCCGCCGCGGCCGGCCGCCTGGCGTCCTACACGCTCGATGGGTTGAGCGGCCGCAACCGGTCGGGCGTTCGCCGACTGGAGGTCGCCGCCGTCAAACGCTCGGACGACGGGAAACGCATCTGGCTGGACGTGCCGTCGCTGGAGGCCGGCGAAGTCATTTATCTCACCCTCGATCCGGAGATGCGCTCCACCGCCGGGGACCGGCTCTGGAGCAACGAGGCGTGGTATACCGTCAACGCCCTGTTCGATGCCGCCCGGGCCGACACGGCGAGTGTCGTGCGATGA
- a CDS encoding kelch repeat-containing protein yields MKSNFSAPHTTARWILFAAVWIGLNQAPPALAQSPLVWRQVQQTNDPDQRHENAFVEVGGKFYLLGGRGTNRIEIYNPVDSTWTNGPLPPSSISLHHFQAVAIGTTIYVVGAYTATFPDELTVPNIYTFNTTNNTWSTGPAIPEAFQRGSAGSAVYNGKIYVVGGSVGGHSGSAIRKADFSEYNPNTDTWTALTPAPRARDHFHAAVYGNKLYVAGGRNGSNPDTVDPVDVYDFNTGNWSTLANDIPTPRGGSTSVTFGHYIVVLGGETSQQLAHNEVEALDVFTGTWTSLNHLVTGRHGTQAIAYNDNLYIAAGSGEKGGGPELNSLEVYETSGETNLPVELAPGFQALADGRAVHLRWETVSETNNAGFEVQEERNGRFETIAFVPGAGTTNARQRYAYTVPRVSPGRHVYRLKQIDFDGGVAFSSQTHVLVDLDGSYFMDDIYPNPFNPEAHFTLTVPHDQQVRVDVYDILGRHQGLLFNGIVLAHQPTSIAIDGTTLAGGRYLVRVQGEGFSTSRVVTLLK; encoded by the coding sequence ATGAAATCGAATTTTAGCGCCCCCCATACTACCGCTCGCTGGATCCTTTTTGCCGCCGTTTGGATCGGCCTGAACCAGGCGCCGCCGGCCCTGGCCCAGTCGCCGCTCGTCTGGCGGCAGGTGCAACAGACCAACGACCCCGATCAGCGGCACGAGAATGCGTTCGTTGAGGTGGGGGGTAAATTTTACCTGCTCGGGGGGCGCGGCACGAATCGCATCGAGATCTACAACCCGGTGGATAGCACCTGGACCAACGGACCCTTGCCCCCGTCGTCCATTTCGCTGCATCACTTCCAGGCCGTCGCGATCGGCACGACGATTTATGTGGTCGGCGCGTACACGGCGACCTTCCCGGACGAGCTCACCGTACCCAACATTTACACGTTCAACACCACGAACAACACCTGGAGCACCGGCCCCGCAATTCCCGAGGCCTTCCAGCGGGGCTCGGCCGGCTCGGCGGTGTACAACGGCAAGATTTACGTCGTGGGCGGGAGCGTCGGCGGGCATAGCGGCTCGGCCATCCGGAAGGCCGATTTCTCGGAATACAACCCGAACACGGATACGTGGACTGCGCTGACGCCGGCGCCGCGTGCCCGCGATCACTTCCATGCCGCCGTGTACGGCAACAAGCTCTATGTGGCCGGCGGACGCAACGGGTCGAATCCCGACACCGTCGACCCGGTCGATGTGTACGACTTCAACACGGGCAACTGGTCGACGCTGGCGAATGACATCCCCACGCCGCGCGGCGGATCGACGTCGGTGACGTTCGGGCACTACATCGTGGTGCTGGGCGGCGAAACCTCGCAGCAGCTCGCCCACAACGAAGTCGAGGCGCTGGATGTGTTTACCGGGACCTGGACGTCGCTGAATCACCTCGTCACCGGCCGGCACGGCACGCAGGCCATCGCCTACAACGACAACCTGTACATCGCCGCGGGCTCCGGTGAAAAAGGGGGCGGCCCCGAGCTGAATTCGCTCGAGGTCTACGAGACGAGCGGCGAGACGAACCTGCCGGTCGAGCTGGCGCCGGGCTTCCAGGCCCTGGCCGATGGGCGCGCCGTCCACCTCCGGTGGGAGACGGTGTCCGAAACCAACAACGCCGGCTTTGAGGTGCAGGAAGAACGAAACGGACGATTCGAAACGATCGCCTTCGTCCCCGGCGCCGGCACGACCAATGCGCGCCAGCGCTATGCGTACACGGTGCCCCGCGTTTCGCCGGGCCGGCATGTCTACCGGCTCAAGCAGATCGACTTCGACGGGGGCGTGGCGTTCAGTTCGCAGACCCACGTGTTGGTGGACCTGGACGGCAGCTATTTCATGGACGACATCTACCCCAATCCGTTTAACCCCGAAGCACACTTTACGCTGACCGTGCCGCACGATCAGCAGGTGCGGGTCGATGTCTACGACATCCTGGGCCGGCATCAGGGGCTGCTGTTTAATGGGATCGTCCTGGCGCACCAGCCGACGTCCATCGCCATCGACGGGACGACGCTCGCCGGCGGACGTTATCTCGTACGCGTCCAGGGCGAAGGGTTTTCGACCAGCCGGGTGGTGACGCTGCTGAAGTGA
- the hutH gene encoding histidine ammonia-lyase — translation MDRLGERVTVANLYDDLERRREQLSRGAPAVSASRALVDAVLRTDAVHYGINTGFGYLKSKRIPPEQIEALQQNLILSHAVGVGDWIPRPICRLMLLLKIHALGIGYSGVSEETFRRLLVMAERDLIPAVPQQGSLGASGDLAPLAHLALPLLGYGFFWDADGSRVEPTDAVFAREGLAPIALRAKDGLALINGTQMMSAYGAFILHRAIHAVQVADILAAMSLEALQGSIVPFDLRIHAIRPHRGQREVAENVSRLLAESQILASHRFCGKVQDPYSLRCVPQVHGASRDSLRHAVSVVETELNSVTDNPLVFEDGDILSGGNFHGQPLALVYDFAAMALAELASISERRTYLLLEGHDGLPALLMKETGINSGFMIPQYTAAALVSENKVLCHPASVDSIPTSLGQEDHVSMGSVGALKLLRVLQNVEQVFAIEAFTVAQALDFRHPLRPGRGVEVAHRYIRSRVPHGERDYYFKNDLNACTEIVRSPDFVTTVESATGPLIGLPA, via the coding sequence ATGGACCGCCTCGGTGAACGGGTCACCGTGGCCAACCTCTATGACGATCTGGAACGCCGCCGCGAGCAGCTTTCGCGCGGGGCGCCGGCCGTGTCGGCCAGCCGCGCCCTCGTCGACGCCGTGCTGCGGACGGATGCCGTGCACTACGGCATCAACACCGGCTTCGGGTACCTGAAGAGCAAACGGATTCCGCCGGAGCAAATCGAGGCGCTGCAGCAGAACCTCATCCTGAGCCATGCGGTGGGGGTGGGGGACTGGATTCCGCGTCCGATCTGCCGGCTGATGCTGCTCCTCAAGATCCACGCGCTCGGCATCGGCTATTCAGGCGTCTCGGAAGAGACGTTCCGGCGTCTTCTGGTGATGGCCGAGCGCGACCTGATTCCCGCCGTGCCCCAGCAGGGCAGCCTGGGAGCCTCGGGCGACCTCGCCCCGCTGGCGCATCTGGCGCTGCCGCTGCTCGGATACGGGTTTTTCTGGGATGCCGACGGAAGCCGCGTCGAGCCGACCGACGCCGTATTCGCCCGCGAAGGCCTCGCGCCGATCGCCCTGCGCGCCAAGGACGGCCTCGCGCTCATCAACGGGACGCAGATGATGAGCGCGTACGGCGCATTTATTCTGCATCGCGCTATCCATGCCGTCCAGGTGGCCGATATACTGGCTGCCATGAGCCTGGAAGCCCTGCAGGGCAGTATCGTGCCGTTCGACCTGCGGATCCACGCGATCCGCCCGCATCGCGGACAGCGCGAGGTGGCCGAAAACGTCAGCCGGCTGCTGGCGGAGAGTCAGATCCTCGCCTCGCACCGGTTCTGCGGCAAGGTGCAGGATCCCTACAGCCTGCGCTGCGTCCCGCAGGTCCACGGCGCGAGCCGCGACAGCCTCCGCCACGCCGTCTCGGTGGTCGAGACCGAGCTGAACAGCGTGACCGACAACCCGCTGGTGTTTGAAGACGGGGATATCCTGAGCGGCGGGAATTTTCATGGCCAACCGCTGGCGCTGGTGTACGACTTTGCGGCTATGGCGCTGGCCGAGCTGGCGAGCATCTCCGAGCGGCGGACCTACCTGCTGCTGGAAGGGCACGACGGCCTGCCGGCGCTGCTCATGAAGGAAACCGGCATCAACTCCGGCTTCATGATCCCGCAATACACGGCCGCGGCGCTCGTTTCAGAGAACAAGGTCCTGTGCCATCCGGCGTCCGTCGACTCGATCCCGACCTCGCTGGGGCAGGAGGATCACGTGAGCATGGGCAGCGTAGGGGCTTTGAAGCTGCTGCGGGTACTCCAGAACGTCGAACAGGTCTTCGCGATCGAGGCGTTTACCGTGGCCCAGGCGCTCGATTTCCGACATCCGCTGCGGCCGGGTCGGGGGGTGGAAGTGGCGCACCGGTATATCCGGTCGCGCGTGCCCCACGGCGAGCGCGACTACTATTTCAAGAACGATCTGAACGCCTGCACGGAGATTGTGCGGAGTCCGGATTTTGTGACGACCGTGGAGTCAGCGACGGGGCCGTTGATCGGCCTGCCGGCGTAA